From the genome of Bos taurus isolate L1 Dominette 01449 registration number 42190680 breed Hereford chromosome 2, ARS-UCD2.0, whole genome shotgun sequence, one region includes:
- the WNT4 gene encoding protein Wnt-4 isoform X1 has protein sequence MSPRWCLRSLRLLVFAVFSAAASNWLYLAKLSSVGSISEEETCEKLKGLIQRQVQMCKRNLEVMDSVRRGAQLAIEECQYQFRNRRWNCSTLDSLPVFGKVVTQGTREAAFVYAISSAGVAFAVTRACSSGELEKCGCDRTVHGVSPQGFQWSGCSDNIAYGVAFSQSFVDVRERSKGASSSRALMNLHNNEAGRKAILTHMRVECKCHGVSGSCEVKTCWRAVPPFRQVGHALKEKFDGATEVEPRRVGSSRALVPRNAQFKPHTDEDLVYLEPSPDFCEQDVRSGVLGTRGRTCNKTSKAIDGCELLCCGRGFHTAQVELAERCSCKFHWCCFVKCRQCQRLVELHTCR, from the exons GTACCTGGCCAAGCTGTCGTCGGTGGGAAGCATCTCCGAGGAGGAGACCTGCGAGAAGCTCAAGGGCCTGATCCAGAGGCAGGTACAGATGTGCAAGCGAAACCTGGAGGTGATGGACTCGGTGCGCCGCGGCGCCCAGCTCGCCATCGAGGAGTGCCAGTACCAGTTCCGGAACCGGCGCTGGAACTGCTCCACGCTCGACTCGCTGCCGGTCTTTGGCAAGGTGGTGACGCAAG GGACTCGGGAGGCGGCCTTCGTGTACGCCATCTCTTCGGCAGGTGTGGCCTTTGCGGTGACGCGGGCGTGCAGCAGCGGGGAGCTGGAGAAGTGCGGCTGTGACCGGACCGTGCACGGGGTCAGCCCGCAGG GCTTCCAGTGGTCAGGATGCTCAGATAACATCGCCTATGGGGTGGCCTTCTCCCAGTCATTCGTGGACGTCCGCGAGAGGAGCAAGGGGGCCTCGTCCAGCCGGGCCCTCATGAACCTCCACAACAACGAGGCTGGCAGGAAG GCTATCCTGACACACATGCGGGTGGAGTGCAAGTGCCACGGGGTGTCGGGCTCCTGCGAGGTAAAGACGTGCTGGCGAGCCGTGCCGCCCTTCCGCCAGGTGGGCCACGCCCTGAAGGAGAAGTTCGACGGCGCCACGGAGGTGGAGCCCCGCCGCGTGGGCTCCTCCAGGGCCCTGGTGCCGCGCAACGCGCAGTTCAAGCCGCACACGGATGAGGACCTGGTGTACCTGGAACCCAGCCCGGACTTCTGCGAGCAGGACGTGCGCAGCGGCGTGCTGGGCACGCGGGGCCGCACGTGCAACAAGACGTCCAAGGCCATCGACGGCTGCGAGCTGCTGTGCTGCGGCCGTGGCTTCCACACGGCGCAGGTGGAGCTGGCCGAGCGCTGCAGCTGCAAGTTCCACTGGTGCTGCTTTGTCAAATGCCGGCAGTGCCAGCGGCTGGTGGAGCTACACACGTGCCGGTGA
- the WNT4 gene encoding protein Wnt-4 isoform X3 codes for MSPRWCLRSLRLLVFAVFSAAASNWLYLAKLSSVGSISEEETCEKLKGLIQRQVQMCKRNLEVMDSVRRGAQLAIEECQYQFRNRRWNCSTLDSLPVFGKVVTQGTREAAFVYAISSAGVAFAVTRACSSGELEKCGCDRTVHGVSPQGFQWSGCSDNIAYGVAFSQSFVDVRERSKGASSSRALMNLHNNEAGRKVGHALKEKFDGATEVEPRRVGSSRALVPRNAQFKPHTDEDLVYLEPSPDFCEQDVRSGVLGTRGRTCNKTSKAIDGCELLCCGRGFHTAQVELAERCSCKFHWCCFVKCRQCQRLVELHTCR; via the exons GTACCTGGCCAAGCTGTCGTCGGTGGGAAGCATCTCCGAGGAGGAGACCTGCGAGAAGCTCAAGGGCCTGATCCAGAGGCAGGTACAGATGTGCAAGCGAAACCTGGAGGTGATGGACTCGGTGCGCCGCGGCGCCCAGCTCGCCATCGAGGAGTGCCAGTACCAGTTCCGGAACCGGCGCTGGAACTGCTCCACGCTCGACTCGCTGCCGGTCTTTGGCAAGGTGGTGACGCAAG GGACTCGGGAGGCGGCCTTCGTGTACGCCATCTCTTCGGCAGGTGTGGCCTTTGCGGTGACGCGGGCGTGCAGCAGCGGGGAGCTGGAGAAGTGCGGCTGTGACCGGACCGTGCACGGGGTCAGCCCGCAGG GCTTCCAGTGGTCAGGATGCTCAGATAACATCGCCTATGGGGTGGCCTTCTCCCAGTCATTCGTGGACGTCCGCGAGAGGAGCAAGGGGGCCTCGTCCAGCCGGGCCCTCATGAACCTCCACAACAACGAGGCTGGCAGGAAG GTGGGCCACGCCCTGAAGGAGAAGTTCGACGGCGCCACGGAGGTGGAGCCCCGCCGCGTGGGCTCCTCCAGGGCCCTGGTGCCGCGCAACGCGCAGTTCAAGCCGCACACGGATGAGGACCTGGTGTACCTGGAACCCAGCCCGGACTTCTGCGAGCAGGACGTGCGCAGCGGCGTGCTGGGCACGCGGGGCCGCACGTGCAACAAGACGTCCAAGGCCATCGACGGCTGCGAGCTGCTGTGCTGCGGCCGTGGCTTCCACACGGCGCAGGTGGAGCTGGCCGAGCGCTGCAGCTGCAAGTTCCACTGGTGCTGCTTTGTCAAATGCCGGCAGTGCCAGCGGCTGGTGGAGCTACACACGTGCCGGTGA
- the WNT4 gene encoding protein Wnt-4 isoform X2 has protein sequence MSPRWCLRSLRLLVFAVFSAAASNWLYLAKLSSVGSISEEETCEKLKGLIQRQVQMCKRNLEVMDSVRRGAQLAIEECQYQFRNRRWNCSTLDSLPVFGKVVTQGVAFAVTRACSSGELEKCGCDRTVHGVSPQGFQWSGCSDNIAYGVAFSQSFVDVRERSKGASSSRALMNLHNNEAGRKAILTHMRVECKCHGVSGSCEVKTCWRAVPPFRQVGHALKEKFDGATEVEPRRVGSSRALVPRNAQFKPHTDEDLVYLEPSPDFCEQDVRSGVLGTRGRTCNKTSKAIDGCELLCCGRGFHTAQVELAERCSCKFHWCCFVKCRQCQRLVELHTCR, from the exons GTACCTGGCCAAGCTGTCGTCGGTGGGAAGCATCTCCGAGGAGGAGACCTGCGAGAAGCTCAAGGGCCTGATCCAGAGGCAGGTACAGATGTGCAAGCGAAACCTGGAGGTGATGGACTCGGTGCGCCGCGGCGCCCAGCTCGCCATCGAGGAGTGCCAGTACCAGTTCCGGAACCGGCGCTGGAACTGCTCCACGCTCGACTCGCTGCCGGTCTTTGGCAAGGTGGTGACGCAAG GTGTGGCCTTTGCGGTGACGCGGGCGTGCAGCAGCGGGGAGCTGGAGAAGTGCGGCTGTGACCGGACCGTGCACGGGGTCAGCCCGCAGG GCTTCCAGTGGTCAGGATGCTCAGATAACATCGCCTATGGGGTGGCCTTCTCCCAGTCATTCGTGGACGTCCGCGAGAGGAGCAAGGGGGCCTCGTCCAGCCGGGCCCTCATGAACCTCCACAACAACGAGGCTGGCAGGAAG GCTATCCTGACACACATGCGGGTGGAGTGCAAGTGCCACGGGGTGTCGGGCTCCTGCGAGGTAAAGACGTGCTGGCGAGCCGTGCCGCCCTTCCGCCAGGTGGGCCACGCCCTGAAGGAGAAGTTCGACGGCGCCACGGAGGTGGAGCCCCGCCGCGTGGGCTCCTCCAGGGCCCTGGTGCCGCGCAACGCGCAGTTCAAGCCGCACACGGATGAGGACCTGGTGTACCTGGAACCCAGCCCGGACTTCTGCGAGCAGGACGTGCGCAGCGGCGTGCTGGGCACGCGGGGCCGCACGTGCAACAAGACGTCCAAGGCCATCGACGGCTGCGAGCTGCTGTGCTGCGGCCGTGGCTTCCACACGGCGCAGGTGGAGCTGGCCGAGCGCTGCAGCTGCAAGTTCCACTGGTGCTGCTTTGTCAAATGCCGGCAGTGCCAGCGGCTGGTGGAGCTACACACGTGCCGGTGA